A single Populus alba chromosome 7, ASM523922v2, whole genome shotgun sequence DNA region contains:
- the LOC118040347 gene encoding U-box domain-containing protein 28 — protein MVRDVDLYVTVPSFFRCPISLDVMKSPVSLCTGVTYDRTSIERWLDSGNNTCPATMQVLNSKEFVPNRTLQRLIKIWSDSVQTQKDNRVDSAASSVVTREDIEVLVKEMRARKDKTDRLSKFICFAKESEENCEFLAKFDGFVEMLVGFLVGDKDINFLERVVKVFVLILNKVGDYRALRLLILKQNNDCLSALLAVLKRGRSVSSRIGALKIIEAITLDAESKQIVSEKEGFLLELVKLISLENDPRLIEGSLSCLIAISMSKRVKTNLINFKVIAELRKLLTGGQKASVSIIEKALKLLEMVTSLREGRAEFCSDTACVEAVMNKVLKVSSETTEHAVMILWSVCYLFRDGDAQDALVKSNGLTKILLLMQSNCSPVVRQMSGDLLKIFRVNSKFSSCLSSYDTKTTHIMPF, from the coding sequence atggtgagagACGTTGATTTGTACGTTACAGTCCCTAGTTTCTTCAGGTGTCCAATCTCACTTGACGTTATGAAATCACCTGTCAGTCTCTGTACTGGAGTCACCTACGACCGCACCAGCATCGAACGCTGGTTGGATAGCGGCAACAACACGTGTCCCGCCACCATGCAGGTTCTCAACAGCAAGGAGTTTGTGCCAAACCGCACTCTGCAGAGGCTCATCAAGATCTGGTCCGACTCGGTCCAGACTCAGAAAGACAACCGAGTTGACTCAGCCGCCAGCTCGGTCGTCACGAGGGAAGATATTGAAGTTTTGGTTAAAGAAATGAGAGCCCGGAAGGATAAAACTGATCGTTTGTCGAAATTCATTTGTTTCGCTAAAGAATCCGAAGAGAACTGCGAGTTCTTGGCGAAATTTGATGGCTTTGTTGAAATGCTTGTTGGTTTTCTAGTCGGTGATAAAGACATTAATTTTCTCGAACGAGttgttaaagtttttgttttgattttgaacaAAGTTGGAGATTACAGAGCTTTAAGGTTGTTGATTCTGAAGCAAAACAATGATTGTTTGTCTGCCCTCCTTGCTGTCTTAAAACGAGGAAGAAGCGTGAGTTCACGAATTGGAGCTCTTAAAATAATCGAAGCTATAACCCTCGACGCAGAGTCTAAACAGATAGTCTCGGAGAAAGAAGGGTTCTTGCTCGAATTGGTGAAATTGATCAGCTTAGAAAATGATCCAAGATTGATCGAAGGAAGTTTATCATGTTTAATCGCGATTTCTATGTCGAAACGAGTCAAGACCAACCTAATCAATTTCAAAGTAATTGCAGAGTTAAGAAAGTTATTAACCGGGGGGCAGAAAGCGAGCGTTTCGATCATAGAAAAGGCATTGAAGTTGCTAGAAATGGTAACATCGTTGAGAGAAGGGAGGGCGGAGTTTTGCAGTGACACGGCGTGCGTGGAGGCTGTGATGAACAAAGTACTGAAAGTTTCGAGCGAGACGACGGAGCATGCGGTGATGATATTGTGGAGTGTGTGTTATTTGTTTAGAGATGGTGATGCACAAGATGCTTTAGTGAAGAGTAACGGATTGACGAAGATACTGTTGTTAATGCAAAGTAACTGTTCACCTGTAGTTAGGCAAATGTCTGGTGATTTGTTGAAGATTTTCAGGGTGAATTCTAAGTTTAGTTCTTGTCTTTCTAGTTATGATACTAAGACTACTCATATCATGCCCTTCTGA